The sequence ATGTCTTTATGGGATTATCATCTTTAAATGGGATCAATCTCTTTGTCCTCCATTGACAATAATAATATTACTCAATTAATTTTTTGTGGTCAAATCAATCAACAATTTCCACAGTGTTTCAACAAAGGTTGAGAACTAGTTTATGTGATATAATAAGCAATAAAAATCTTGATTCCAGCATAAAAAGAAAATGAAAAAAGGTTACTTCGGAAAATACGGCGGAAGATTTGTACCTGAGACATTAATGCCTGCACTTGCAGAGTTGGAAACCGCATATCTGAAATCAAAAAAAGATAAATTTTTTCAGGAAGAACTCAAACATCTTCAGAAAACTTACATCGGAAGACCAACGCCTCTTTATTTTGCAAAAAGACTTACTGAATATCTTGACGGCGCAAAAATATATCTAAAAAGAGAAGACCTTGCACACACAGGTTCTCATAAAATTAATAATGCGCTGGGGCAGTGTCTGCTTGCAAAAAAGCTTGGGAAAAAAAGAGTTATTGCCGAGACTGGAGCTGGACAGCATGGAGTAGCAACAGCAACAGGCGCTGCACTTACCGGTCTTGAATGTGAAGTATATATGGGATCTATTGATGCCGAGAGACAGGCGCTCAATGTTTTCAGGATGAAATTGCTGGGTGCAAAAGTAACAGAAGTAAATATCGGCTCTAAGACATTGAAAGACGCAATAAGCGAATCCTTGAGAGACTGGACAACAAATGTAAGGACAACTCACTATGTTCTTGGCACTGTGTTCGGGCCTCATCCTTTCCCATCGATGGTCAGAGATTTTCAGTCGGTTATCGGGAAAGAAACCAGAAAACAGATACTCGAAGCTGAAGGCAGACTGCCTGATTACCTTATAGCGTGCGTTGGAGGCGGAAGCAATGCAATGGGATTGTTCCATGAATTTCTCGATGACAATATAGAAATGATAGGGGTTGAAGCTGGAGGAAAAGGAATAAACAGTGGAAAACATGCTGCTAGATTCGAAGGAGGATCTCTTGGTATTTTTCAGGGATGCAAGACATATCTTCTCCAAAATGAGGACGGTAATGTGTTAGAAACACACTCCATATCAGCAGGACTGGATTACGCGGCAGTCGGTCCTGAACATTCATTTCTTAAGGAAATAACAAAAGCCAAATATACATACGCAACTGACGAAAAGGCGCTTGCTGCATTTGAACTCTTGTCAAAAACTGACGGCATAATCCCTGCGCTTGAATCTGCACATGCAATTGCAGAGGCTG is a genomic window of Nitrospiraceae bacterium containing:
- the trpB gene encoding tryptophan synthase subunit beta, which produces MKKGYFGKYGGRFVPETLMPALAELETAYLKSKKDKFFQEELKHLQKTYIGRPTPLYFAKRLTEYLDGAKIYLKREDLAHTGSHKINNALGQCLLAKKLGKKRVIAETGAGQHGVATATGAALTGLECEVYMGSIDAERQALNVFRMKLLGAKVTEVNIGSKTLKDAISESLRDWTTNVRTTHYVLGTVFGPHPFPSMVRDFQSVIGKETRKQILEAEGRLPDYLIACVGGGSNAMGLFHEFLDDNIEMIGVEAGGKGINSGKHAARFEGGSLGIFQGCKTYLLQNEDGNVLETHSISAGLDYAAVGPEHSFLKEITKAKYTYATDEKALAAFELLSKTDGIIPALESAHAIAEAVNLAPSLAKNKIIIVNLSGRGDKDVQQVAKMKGANL